From the Halalkalicoccus sp. CGA53 genome, one window contains:
- a CDS encoding beta-ketoacyl-ACP reductase, whose product MGLDNRTCLITGSSRGIGRGIAEELAAEGAQVVVNYRASAAAAENVVADITDAGGEAIASQADVTDEEEIDAMREEIHDAFGPVDVLVNNAGINVDTLFEEMTRAEWDRVIEVDLTGAFVCSKAFFDDIKAAEHGRLINISSVVGKQGNLGQANYAAAKSGMFGLTRTLALELAKSGSTANCVAPGFTATEMVTGIPERVQNKIREEIPLGRFATVEEVASVVRFVASDEASYITGEVLDVNGGMDL is encoded by the coding sequence ATGGGACTCGACAATCGTACGTGCTTGATCACTGGATCGTCGCGAGGAATCGGCAGAGGGATCGCAGAGGAGCTGGCCGCCGAGGGCGCACAGGTCGTCGTCAACTACCGGGCGTCGGCCGCCGCGGCGGAGAACGTCGTGGCAGACATCACGGACGCGGGCGGGGAGGCGATCGCCTCGCAGGCCGACGTCACCGACGAGGAGGAGATCGACGCGATGCGCGAGGAGATCCACGACGCGTTCGGCCCCGTCGACGTACTCGTGAACAACGCGGGTATCAACGTCGATACGCTGTTCGAGGAGATGACGCGGGCGGAGTGGGACCGCGTGATCGAGGTCGACCTCACCGGGGCGTTCGTCTGTTCGAAGGCCTTCTTCGACGACATCAAGGCGGCCGAGCACGGCCGGCTGATCAACATCTCGTCGGTCGTCGGCAAACAGGGCAACCTCGGACAGGCGAACTACGCCGCGGCCAAGAGCGGGATGTTCGGGCTCACGCGCACGCTCGCGCTCGAACTCGCGAAGAGTGGGTCGACCGCGAACTGCGTCGCGCCAGGGTTCACCGCGACCGAGATGGTCACCGGCATCCCCGAACGGGTACAGAACAAGATCCGCGAGGAGATCCCGCTCGGCCGGTTCGCGACGGTCGAGGAGGTCGCCTCTGTCGTCCGGTTCGTCGCCAGCGACGAGGCCTCCTACATCACGGGCGAGGTCCTCGACGTCAACGGCGGCATGGACCTGTAA